GTCTTGAGCCAGTTCGTGCCCTCGGTGGGCGGTGCGGCGGGGTGCGACGCATGGTCGTGGTGGCCGTGATGGCCGACAGGACAATGTTCGGACAAGATGTGCAGCGGAGTAGCCCCCGACCCACGATTGTGGACGTCGGCGGGCTGGAGTTGTCGGTGCGCTCGCGCCTCGGATCGGGCGCCGTGCCGCTGCTTCATCTCGACCTCAATTTCATGATTGGCAGGATCATGTGGTATCTGCGGAGCAGAGACTGCCACCCAGTTGACCATGGAACGTCGGCCAGTGCACGGTGATTTTCAACAATGTCTGGTTAACGGTGGCTGAAGAGCCATCCAGCCGCGACGTTGCGGCGGCTGAGCGGCGCCCGACCGGTGCGGGCACAATGGGCTGTGGCCATTCGGCGAATCGAGAGGGTCTATGACTTCGAGCGAGCAGACAGCGACGTCGTTCTACGAGATGGTCGGCGGGGCGGAGACGTTCCGGCGGATCGTCGCGGCGTTCTACCGCGAGGTGGCGGCCGACAAGGTGCTGCGCCCGCTCTACCCGGAGGAAGACCTCGGCCCCGCCGAGCGCCGGCTGCGGATGTTCCTCGAGCAGTACTGGGGCGGTCCGCGCACCTACTCCGACGAGCGCGGCCATCCGCGTCTGCGCATGCGGCACATGCCGTTCACGATCGGGCCGATCGAGCGTGACGCGTGGCTGCGGTGCATGCGGATCGCGGTCGCGGAGATCGAGCCCGATGTCCTCGACGACGAGCACAGAAAAGCTCTGCTCGACTACCTCGAGATGGCGGCCAACTCGCTGGTGAACGCCCCGTTCTGACCGCACGTTCGCGGCACGGAACGGCATCCTGGCAAGTGTTGTTTCCGACCCACATTGCGGTGGCGGTGAATTCGCTGGCGTACCCGAGGTGGCCTGGATGTTTCGACTGAGAGGCGAGGCAGCATCAGGGTTTTCGGCTCAGCGCAACAACGCTGACTATTTGCCCGACCTCGAGGGCGTGGCTTCGCCCGAAGGTTTTCACCACGAAACTTTGGCACTATTGCATTCGTGACTGATGCACCAGCCGTACCGGCGCCGGTGGATCGCACCACCCAGCCGTGGTGGCGGTCGGCCGTGTTCTACCAGATCTATCCCCGATCCTTCGCGGACTCGAGCGGTGACGGGATCGGGGATCTCCCCGGTGTCCGGGACAAACTCGGCTACCTCGAACTGTTGGGTGTGGACGCACTGTGGGTCTGCCCGGTGATGCGTTCGCCGATGGCCGACGGTGGCTATGACGTAGCTGATCCGCGCGACATCGACCAGCTCTTCGGCGGGCTCGCCGCGATGGACGAGCTGATC
The DNA window shown above is from Nocardia sp. NBC_01730 and carries:
- a CDS encoding globin; protein product: MTSSEQTATSFYEMVGGAETFRRIVAAFYREVAADKVLRPLYPEEDLGPAERRLRMFLEQYWGGPRTYSDERGHPRLRMRHMPFTIGPIERDAWLRCMRIAVAEIEPDVLDDEHRKALLDYLEMAANSLVNAPF